The Mixta hanseatica genome includes a region encoding these proteins:
- the aroE gene encoding shikimate dehydrogenase, with the protein MDNFVVIGNPIAHSKSPLIHHEFAQQTGIEHRYGRLLAPLDGFASTLHEFLQQGGQGANVTLPFKQQAYELADELTERAALAGAVNTLYQRQDGQLLGDNTDGIGLLSDLERLSFIKPGDRILLVGAGGAARGVILPLLSLGCSLTLTNRTPARASELAAIFAHTGDISALAMTELAGKKFDLIINATSSGVEGAIPDLPASLINADTRCYDMFYQQGATPFLKWCQQSGATATADGLGMLVGQAAHAFLLWHGILPDVTPVLNCLQAELVS; encoded by the coding sequence ATGGATAACTTCGTGGTTATTGGCAACCCGATTGCCCACAGCAAATCGCCTCTTATTCATCATGAGTTTGCTCAACAGACGGGAATTGAGCATCGTTATGGGCGTTTGCTTGCGCCGCTTGATGGCTTTGCTTCAACGTTGCATGAGTTTTTACAGCAGGGTGGGCAGGGTGCCAACGTAACGTTACCCTTTAAGCAGCAGGCTTATGAACTGGCTGACGAGTTAACGGAGCGGGCGGCGCTGGCGGGTGCGGTAAATACCTTATATCAACGCCAGGATGGGCAATTACTGGGGGATAATACTGACGGAATCGGCCTGTTGAGCGATCTTGAGCGATTATCTTTTATCAAACCCGGCGATCGTATTCTATTGGTTGGTGCAGGTGGTGCGGCGCGCGGCGTGATCCTGCCCTTACTTTCCCTGGGATGTTCGCTAACGTTAACCAATCGTACGCCGGCACGGGCTAGTGAGCTGGCCGCTATTTTCGCCCATACCGGCGACATTAGCGCGTTAGCCATGACAGAGCTGGCCGGTAAAAAATTTGATTTGATCATTAACGCGACTTCCAGCGGGGTTGAGGGCGCTATTCCGGACTTGCCCGCTTCCCTGATCAATGCCGACACCCGCTGTTACGATATGTTTTATCAGCAAGGAGCGACGCCTTTCCTGAAGTGGTGCCAGCAGTCAGGGGCAACGGCCACGGCCGATGGTTTAGGCATGCTGGTGGGGCAGGCGGCACACGCCTTCCTGCTCTGGCATGGGATACTGCCGGACGTTACGCCGGTACTGAATTGTTTGCAGGCGGAACTGGTTTCATGA
- a CDS encoding DUF1488 domain-containing protein: MNQAIQFPDREDWDEIRQAVCFPVIVNGFQLTCGITRKALCQRFGEGEPLVLFRANRWDLEDQAQELLEDHQEDEQGWVWLS; this comes from the coding sequence ATGAACCAGGCGATTCAGTTTCCTGACAGAGAAGATTGGGATGAAATACGGCAGGCCGTTTGTTTCCCGGTAATAGTTAACGGTTTTCAATTAACCTGCGGTATTACACGAAAGGCACTTTGCCAGCGGTTCGGTGAAGGTGAACCGCTGGTGCTGTTTCGTGCTAATCGCTGGGACCTGGAAGATCAGGCGCAAGAGTTGTTAGAAGATCATCAAGAAGACGAGCAGGGCTGGGTCTGGCTTTCCTGA
- a CDS encoding amino acid ABC transporter ATP-binding protein — translation MKPVTHAADTMITLENVNKWYGQFHVLKNINLTVKPRERIVLCGPSGSGKSTTIRCINHLEEHQQGRIIVDGIHLNDDLRNIEKVRTEVGMVFQHFNLFPHLTVLQNCTLAPIWVRKTPKKEAEALAMHYLERVRIAEHAHKFPGQISGGQQQRVAIARSLCMKPKIMLFDEPTSALDPEMVKEVLDTMIGLAEDGMTMLCVTHEMGFARTVADRVIFMDRGEIVEQAPPEEFFAHPKSERTRMFLSQVIH, via the coding sequence ATGAAACCTGTTACTCATGCAGCAGATACTATGATTACGCTCGAAAATGTGAATAAGTGGTATGGTCAGTTCCACGTTCTGAAAAATATAAACCTGACGGTGAAACCGCGTGAACGTATCGTGTTGTGCGGCCCTTCCGGCTCCGGCAAATCAACTACCATCCGCTGTATTAATCATCTGGAAGAGCATCAACAGGGACGAATTATTGTTGATGGCATTCATTTAAATGATGATCTGCGCAATATTGAAAAAGTCCGTACCGAAGTGGGCATGGTATTTCAACATTTTAACCTGTTCCCTCATCTGACCGTGCTGCAGAACTGTACGCTGGCGCCGATTTGGGTGCGTAAGACGCCAAAAAAGGAGGCGGAAGCGCTGGCGATGCATTATCTGGAACGGGTTCGTATCGCGGAACATGCTCACAAATTTCCCGGACAGATTTCTGGCGGCCAGCAGCAGCGCGTGGCGATTGCCCGCTCACTCTGCATGAAACCCAAAATCATGCTGTTCGATGAGCCGACATCAGCGCTCGATCCGGAAATGGTGAAGGAAGTGCTGGATACCATGATTGGACTTGCCGAGGATGGGATGACAATGCTTTGCGTTACGCATGAGATGGGCTTTGCGCGCACCGTTGCCGACCGTGTGATCTTTATGGATCGTGGAGAGATTGTTGAACAGGCGCCACCCGAGGAATTTTTTGCGCATCCTAAATCTGAGCGTACGCGTATGTTTTTATCGCAGGTTATTCATTAA
- the dusB gene encoding tRNA dihydrouridine synthase DusB has translation MRIGQHQLRNQLIAAPMAGITDRPFRTLCYQMGAGMAVSEMMSSNPEVWASDKSRLRMVHSDEPGIRAVQIAGCDPDEMAEAARINVASGAQVIDINMGCPAKKVNRKMAGSALLQYPEVVKNILTAVVNAVEVPVTLKIRTGWDRDNRNCTEIAQLAERCGIQALTIHGRTRACLFNGNAEYDSIRTVKQNVSIPVIANGDITDPHKARAVLDYTGADALMIGRAAQGRPWIFREIQHYLDTGELLPPMPLAEVKRLLIGHIRELHDFYGHGKGYRIARKHVSWYLQENAPNDQFRRTFNAIEDASEQLEALEAYFEKLA, from the coding sequence ATGCGCATTGGACAACACCAGCTCCGTAATCAACTGATAGCCGCTCCGATGGCCGGTATTACTGACAGGCCTTTTAGAACGCTTTGTTATCAGATGGGGGCCGGTATGGCCGTTTCCGAGATGATGTCGTCGAACCCGGAAGTTTGGGCCAGCGATAAATCTCGTTTGCGTATGGTACATAGTGACGAGCCCGGAATTCGCGCCGTGCAGATTGCCGGTTGCGATCCTGATGAAATGGCTGAAGCGGCACGGATTAATGTGGCATCCGGCGCTCAGGTTATTGATATCAATATGGGCTGCCCGGCCAAAAAAGTTAATCGTAAGATGGCAGGCTCTGCGCTGCTGCAATACCCCGAGGTGGTGAAGAATATTCTTACCGCCGTGGTTAATGCAGTAGAGGTGCCGGTGACCTTAAAGATTCGTACTGGCTGGGATAGAGATAATCGTAATTGCACTGAAATTGCCCAATTGGCTGAACGTTGTGGTATCCAGGCTCTGACCATTCATGGCCGTACCCGCGCCTGTTTGTTCAACGGCAACGCTGAATACGACAGCATTCGGACAGTTAAGCAGAACGTTTCCATTCCGGTTATCGCGAACGGAGACATTACTGACCCGCACAAGGCCAGGGCGGTGCTCGACTATACGGGAGCTGATGCTCTGATGATAGGACGCGCCGCTCAGGGAAGACCGTGGATCTTCCGGGAAATCCAGCATTATCTGGACACTGGGGAGTTGCTCCCACCCATGCCGCTGGCAGAAGTGAAGCGCTTGCTCATCGGGCATATACGGGAACTGCACGACTTTTACGGTCATGGCAAGGGATACCGTATTGCGCGAAAACACGTTTCCTGGTATCTCCAGGAGAACGCCCCAAACGACCAGTTTCGGCGCACATTCAACGCCATTGAGGATGCCAGCGAACAGCTGGAGGCGTTGGAGGCATACTTCGAAAAACTTGCGTAA
- the lpxP gene encoding kdo(2)-lipid IV(A) palmitoleoyltransferase, giving the protein MKSSPRFTLDMLHPRHWLTWFGLGVLFLLVQLPFPLLERLGVWMGRTSMRFLPRRVRITRRNLELCFPDLSPYELEQRIIHNFESLGMGLMETGMAWFWSDARVKRWFTVNGLHNLHAAQKNKRGALIIGVHFMSLELGGRTMGLCQPMMAMYRPHNNKLMEWVQTKGRTRSNKAMIDRRDLRGMVKALKQGEAVWFAPDQDYGPKGSVFAPLFAVPQAATTNGTFMLARMAKPAMITVVLIRKERGQGYELVIQPQLEDYPLDDEQAAAAYMNKIIEREILRAPSQYLWLHRRFKTRPAGATSLY; this is encoded by the coding sequence ATGAAATCTTCTCCACGTTTTACCCTTGATATGTTGCACCCGCGCCATTGGCTTACCTGGTTTGGTCTTGGCGTACTGTTCCTGCTGGTTCAGCTTCCTTTTCCGTTGCTTGAACGCCTGGGCGTCTGGATGGGCCGCACCTCGATGCGCTTTTTGCCGCGTCGGGTACGTATCACGCGGCGTAATTTAGAACTCTGCTTTCCCGATCTCAGCCCGTATGAATTAGAACAGCGGATCATCCATAATTTTGAATCGTTAGGTATGGGCCTGATGGAAACCGGCATGGCGTGGTTTTGGTCAGATGCCCGTGTGAAGCGCTGGTTTACCGTCAATGGTTTGCATAACCTGCACGCGGCGCAGAAAAACAAACGCGGCGCGCTAATTATCGGCGTGCATTTTATGTCGCTGGAACTAGGCGGCCGCACTATGGGGCTGTGTCAGCCGATGATGGCTATGTACCGACCGCATAATAATAAGCTGATGGAATGGGTACAAACCAAAGGGCGTACCCGCTCCAATAAGGCGATGATCGATCGCCGCGATCTGCGCGGTATGGTGAAAGCGCTTAAGCAAGGCGAAGCCGTCTGGTTTGCTCCCGATCAGGATTACGGCCCGAAAGGCAGCGTCTTTGCGCCTTTGTTCGCTGTTCCGCAGGCCGCGACCACCAACGGTACCTTTATGCTGGCGCGTATGGCCAAACCAGCGATGATCACCGTGGTGCTGATTCGTAAAGAGCGTGGTCAAGGGTATGAACTGGTGATTCAACCGCAGCTGGAAGATTATCCGCTGGACGATGAGCAGGCCGCCGCAGCCTATATGAATAAAATTATTGAGCGGGAAATCTTGCGTGCGCCTAGCCAGTATTTGTGGCTGCACCGCCGTTTTAAAACCCGCCCGGCTGGCGCAACGTCGCTCTACTAG
- a CDS encoding carbonic anhydrase, translating to MQKITAVLLSLPLAWITSVLAENHWSYKGDTAPEHWGNLNAQWFFCNQGQYQSPIDIRDPVTGNLPPLNLYLSSPAGSITHNGHTIHITVEEGNSVALDRQHWQLKQFHFHAPSENYINGQRFPLEVHFVHANSKDEGMVVAVMLVAGQANPALEMVLNALPQRQHHSAALPPNVSFASLFPQDKHYYRFSGSLTTPPCTEGIIWLVMKQPVEASQMQLSRITQALRNANSRPLQPLHGRQITE from the coding sequence ATGCAAAAAATAACCGCTGTGCTGCTGAGCTTGCCGCTCGCCTGGATAACATCGGTGCTGGCGGAGAATCACTGGTCATATAAAGGCGATACGGCGCCCGAGCACTGGGGCAACCTCAATGCGCAGTGGTTTTTCTGCAATCAAGGTCAATATCAGTCACCCATTGATATCCGGGATCCTGTTACGGGGAACCTGCCGCCGTTAAACCTTTATCTCTCTTCTCCTGCCGGCAGCATTACCCATAACGGCCACACGATTCACATTACCGTTGAAGAGGGAAACAGCGTGGCGCTGGATAGGCAGCACTGGCAGTTAAAGCAGTTCCATTTCCACGCGCCCAGCGAGAATTATATTAACGGGCAACGCTTTCCACTGGAGGTGCATTTCGTGCATGCTAACAGCAAGGATGAAGGCATGGTGGTCGCCGTTATGCTGGTTGCCGGTCAGGCCAATCCGGCGCTGGAAATGGTGCTTAACGCCCTGCCGCAGCGGCAACATCATAGCGCAGCATTGCCGCCCAATGTCTCTTTCGCCTCGCTGTTTCCGCAAGATAAGCACTATTACCGCTTCAGCGGATCGTTGACGACGCCGCCCTGCACGGAAGGCATTATATGGCTGGTCATGAAGCAGCCGGTCGAAGCATCCCAAATGCAGCTTTCTCGTATTACGCAGGCGCTGCGTAATGCGAATAGTCGTCCGCTGCAGCCGCTTCATGGCCGACAAATAACTGAGTAA
- a CDS encoding amino acid ABC transporter substrate-binding protein — MNKMMLSALFATASLLAVANQAHAGATLDAIKKKGFIQCGISDGLPGFSYADASGKFTGLDVDVCRAAAAALFGDAGKVKYTPLTAKERFTALQSGEVDILSRNTTWTSSRDGGMGFLFAGVNYYDGIGFLTHNKAGLKSAKELDGATVCIQAGTDTELNVADYFKANKMQYTPVTFDRSDESAKALDSGRCDTLASDQSQLYALRIKLGKPDEFIVLPEVISKEPLGPVVRRGDDDWFTVVKWSFYAMLNAEEMGISSKNVDQMAAKPTTPDMAHLLGSEGDFGKDLKLDNKWAYNIIKQVGNYQESFDRNVGKDSPLKIARGQNALWKDGGIQYAPPVR; from the coding sequence ATGAATAAAATGATGCTTTCCGCTCTGTTTGCTACCGCGTCGCTGCTGGCCGTAGCGAATCAGGCCCATGCTGGCGCTACCCTTGATGCCATTAAGAAGAAAGGATTTATTCAGTGCGGGATTAGCGATGGCTTGCCTGGCTTTTCCTATGCCGATGCCAGCGGTAAATTTACTGGCCTGGATGTGGATGTGTGCCGGGCCGCCGCCGCTGCGCTATTCGGCGACGCAGGTAAAGTGAAATACACCCCGCTGACCGCGAAAGAGCGCTTTACCGCCCTGCAATCGGGCGAAGTTGATATTTTATCGCGTAATACCACCTGGACCTCCTCTCGCGACGGCGGCATGGGCTTCCTGTTTGCGGGCGTCAATTACTATGATGGCATCGGCTTTCTTACCCATAACAAAGCCGGGCTAAAAAGCGCGAAAGAGTTGGATGGCGCCACTGTCTGTATTCAGGCCGGTACGGATACAGAACTCAACGTAGCGGACTATTTCAAAGCCAATAAGATGCAGTACACGCCAGTAACCTTTGACCGTTCCGACGAGTCAGCGAAGGCGCTCGACAGCGGTCGCTGCGACACGCTGGCCTCCGATCAGTCACAGCTGTATGCCCTGCGCATTAAGCTGGGCAAGCCCGATGAATTTATTGTTCTGCCAGAAGTGATTTCTAAAGAGCCGCTTGGCCCGGTCGTCCGTCGTGGCGATGACGACTGGTTCACCGTGGTTAAGTGGTCTTTCTACGCCATGCTTAACGCTGAAGAGATGGGCATCAGCTCGAAGAACGTCGACCAAATGGCGGCCAAACCCACCACGCCGGATATGGCGCACTTACTGGGATCGGAAGGCGATTTTGGTAAGGATCTGAAGCTGGATAACAAGTGGGCTTATAACATTATCAAGCAGGTCGGCAACTATCAGGAGAGCTTCGATCGCAATGTAGGTAAAGATAGCCCGCTCAAAATCGCCCGTGGGCAGAATGCTCTGTGGAAAGATGGCGGTATTCAGTACGCACCACCCGTACGTTAA
- a CDS encoding amino acid ABC transporter permease has product MSQRPTVKRDFSFSNPAVRAWLYQIFAVLAVFSVVGYLIHNTVINLANRGITSGFGFLERSAGFGIVQHLIDYSDGDTYARVFLVGLTNTLLVSALCIVFASVLGFFIGLARLSDNWLLRKISTVYIETFRNIPPLLQIFFWYFAVLRNLPGPRQALNAFDLAFISNRGLYIPWPEYTSGTLPFIAALLLAIIATVALFRFNRNYQLKTGRLRRSWPAAVAMLIVFPLIAHLLFGAAMHWDIPALRGFNFRGGFVLIPELAALTLALSIYTSSFIAEVIRSGIQSVPHGQHEAAMSLGLPNPVTLRQVIIPQAMRVIIPPLTSQYLNIVKNSSLAAAIGYPDMVSLFAGTVLNQTGQAIETIAMTMAVYLTISLLISLLMNIYNRKIALVER; this is encoded by the coding sequence ATGTCTCAACGCCCAACCGTGAAAAGGGACTTTTCATTCTCTAATCCTGCGGTTCGCGCCTGGCTTTACCAGATTTTCGCCGTTCTCGCGGTGTTTTCCGTGGTGGGTTATCTCATCCACAATACCGTTATCAACCTGGCCAACCGGGGAATTACCTCCGGCTTCGGCTTTCTGGAACGCAGCGCTGGTTTCGGGATTGTGCAGCATCTTATCGACTATTCCGACGGCGATACCTATGCTCGCGTTTTCCTGGTGGGCTTAACCAATACCCTGCTGGTCTCTGCGCTTTGTATTGTGTTTGCTTCCGTATTAGGTTTTTTTATCGGCCTGGCGCGCCTTTCCGATAACTGGCTGCTGCGTAAGATTTCCACCGTTTATATTGAAACCTTCCGCAATATTCCGCCGCTGTTGCAGATATTTTTCTGGTACTTTGCCGTGCTGCGTAACCTGCCCGGCCCCAGGCAGGCGCTGAATGCCTTTGATCTGGCTTTTATCAGTAACCGTGGGCTTTATATCCCATGGCCTGAATATACGTCGGGAACGCTGCCGTTTATCGCCGCTCTGCTGTTGGCTATTATCGCTACGGTTGCGCTATTTCGCTTCAACCGTAACTATCAGTTGAAAACCGGCCGGTTACGCCGCAGCTGGCCCGCCGCAGTGGCGATGCTGATTGTTTTTCCTTTAATTGCCCATCTGCTATTTGGCGCAGCCATGCACTGGGATATTCCTGCGCTGCGCGGCTTCAACTTTCGCGGCGGCTTTGTATTGATCCCTGAGCTGGCCGCGCTGACGCTGGCGCTCTCTATTTATACCTCTTCATTCATCGCTGAGGTGATCCGTTCCGGTATTCAGTCGGTGCCGCATGGGCAGCATGAGGCGGCTATGTCGCTGGGTTTACCTAATCCGGTTACGTTACGCCAGGTGATCATTCCGCAGGCGATGCGGGTGATCATTCCACCGCTGACCAGCCAGTATCTGAATATCGTTAAAAACTCCTCGCTGGCAGCCGCTATTGGCTATCCCGATATGGTTTCGCTGTTCGCCGGTACGGTGCTAAATCAGACCGGCCAGGCCATAGAGACGATTGCCATGACAATGGCGGTTTACCTGACGATCAGCCTGCTGATCTCGCTGCTTATGAACATCTACAACCGCAAAATCGCCCTGGTTGAGCGTTAA
- the fis gene encoding DNA-binding transcriptional regulator Fis, producing the protein MFEQRVNSDVLTVSTVNSQDQVTQKPLRDSVKQALKNYFAQLNGQDVNDLYELVLAEVEQPLLDMVMQYTRGNQTRAALMMGINRGTLRKKLKKYGMN; encoded by the coding sequence ATGTTCGAACAACGCGTAAATTCTGACGTACTGACCGTTTCTACCGTTAACTCACAGGATCAGGTGACGCAAAAGCCGCTGCGTGATTCGGTAAAACAGGCACTGAAGAACTATTTTGCTCAACTGAATGGTCAGGATGTCAATGATCTGTATGAGCTGGTACTGGCTGAAGTAGAGCAGCCTCTGTTGGACATGGTGATGCAATATACCCGTGGCAACCAGACCCGTGCAGCCCTGATGATGGGCATCAACCGCGGTACGCTGCGTAAGAAACTGAAAAAATACGGCATGAATTAA
- a CDS encoding amino acid ABC transporter permease, translated as MTVTTHDSPPVPTNAVMRMSRWARKNLFSSWFNTLLTLLCLWIIWSLIPPALNWLIFQANWLGESRADCTKEGACWVFIHARFGQFMYGLYPHELRWRINVALIVGLFSLIPMFINRMPRRGRYIAVWAVVYPLFVWLMLYGGLFGLERVETRQWGGLTLTLIIAAVGIAGALPLGILLALGRRSKMPVVRALSVIFIEFWRGVPLITVLFMSSVMLPLFMAEGTSIDKLVRALVGVILFQSAYVAEVVRGGLQALPKGQTEAAESLALGYWKTQLLVILPQALKLTIPGLVNTIIALFKDTSLVIIIGLFDLFSSVQQATVDPAWLGMSTEGYVFAALVYWIFCFSMSRYSQYLENRFNTGRKAH; from the coding sequence ATGACAGTCACTACACACGATTCGCCCCCTGTTCCGACAAATGCTGTAATGCGCATGTCGCGCTGGGCGCGTAAAAATCTTTTTTCCAGCTGGTTTAATACGCTGCTGACGTTGCTCTGTTTATGGATTATATGGAGCCTAATACCCCCTGCGTTGAACTGGCTGATTTTTCAGGCTAACTGGCTTGGTGAAAGCCGGGCCGACTGTACAAAAGAGGGTGCCTGTTGGGTATTCATTCATGCACGTTTCGGCCAGTTTATGTATGGTCTCTATCCGCATGAGCTGCGCTGGCGTATCAACGTGGCATTAATTGTTGGGCTGTTTTCCCTGATCCCGATGTTTATCAACCGTATGCCGCGGCGAGGTCGCTATATCGCCGTCTGGGCAGTGGTATACCCCCTTTTCGTCTGGCTGATGCTCTATGGCGGTCTGTTTGGGCTGGAGCGCGTGGAAACGCGCCAGTGGGGCGGTTTAACGCTGACATTGATTATCGCGGCAGTAGGCATTGCCGGCGCTTTGCCGCTGGGCATTTTACTGGCGCTGGGGCGCCGTTCAAAAATGCCGGTGGTACGCGCATTGTCAGTGATTTTTATCGAGTTCTGGCGCGGCGTGCCGCTGATTACCGTCCTGTTTATGTCATCTGTCATGCTGCCGCTGTTTATGGCAGAGGGAACATCAATAGATAAGCTGGTGCGGGCGCTGGTTGGCGTGATTCTCTTTCAATCGGCTTATGTGGCGGAAGTGGTGCGCGGCGGGCTACAAGCGTTGCCTAAAGGGCAAACCGAAGCCGCGGAATCCTTAGCGCTGGGATACTGGAAGACCCAACTGCTGGTCATCCTTCCGCAGGCTCTCAAACTCACCATTCCTGGCCTGGTCAATACCATTATCGCGCTGTTTAAAGATACCAGTCTGGTGATCATCATCGGTCTGTTTGATCTCTTCAGCAGCGTACAGCAGGCTACGGTCGATCCCGCCTGGCTTGGCATGTCGACCGAAGGCTACGTCTTTGCCGCACTGGTTTACTGGATCTTTTGTTTCAGTATGTCGCGCTACAGTCAGTACCTTGAAAATCGTTTTAATACCGGGCGTAAAGCGCACTAA
- the prmA gene encoding 50S ribosomal protein L11 methyltransferase, whose amino-acid sequence MPWIQIKINTTGADAEALGDLLMEQGAVSVTFQDTHDTPVFEPLPGETRLWGDTDAIGLFDAETDMAEVVSLLEQDPLLGVGFRHKIEQIEDKDWEREWMENFHPMRFGQRLWICPSWRDVPDPDAVNVMLDPGLAFGTGTHPTTAMCLSWLDGLDLQGKTVIDFGCGSGILAIAALKLGAAQAIGIDIDPQAIQASRDNAERNGVSDRLSLYLPHQQPDNLNADVVVANILAGPLRELAPLISVLPKHGGHLGLSGILASQADSVCEAYRERFALDPVAEKEEWCRITGTRR is encoded by the coding sequence ATGCCCTGGATACAAATTAAGATCAACACAACCGGTGCGGATGCAGAAGCGCTGGGTGACCTGTTAATGGAACAGGGAGCCGTGTCGGTAACCTTCCAGGATACGCACGATACGCCGGTATTTGAGCCGCTGCCGGGCGAGACGCGCCTGTGGGGCGATACCGATGCTATCGGCCTGTTTGATGCCGAAACCGATATGGCGGAGGTGGTGAGCCTGCTGGAGCAGGATCCACTGCTGGGCGTCGGCTTTCGCCATAAGATCGAACAGATCGAGGATAAGGACTGGGAACGCGAATGGATGGAAAATTTTCATCCGATGCGTTTTGGACAACGGTTATGGATCTGTCCAAGCTGGCGCGATGTACCCGACCCAGATGCGGTTAACGTAATGCTCGATCCAGGCCTCGCTTTCGGCACCGGTACCCACCCGACCACCGCGATGTGTCTGAGCTGGCTTGACGGCCTGGATTTGCAGGGTAAAACCGTGATCGATTTCGGCTGCGGCTCCGGTATTCTGGCTATCGCCGCCCTGAAGCTTGGCGCCGCTCAGGCCATCGGTATTGATATCGATCCGCAGGCCATTCAGGCCAGCCGTGATAACGCTGAGCGTAACGGCGTCTCCGATCGCCTGTCGCTCTACCTGCCCCACCAGCAGCCAGATAATCTGAACGCCGATGTAGTGGTGGCGAATATTCTTGCCGGGCCGCTACGCGAGCTGGCGCCGCTTATCAGCGTTCTGCCGAAGCACGGCGGCCATTTAGGCTTGTCCGGTATTCTCGCCAGCCAGGCTGACAGCGTGTGTGAAGCTTACCGTGAGCGTTTTGCGCTTGATCCGGTGGCTGAAAAAGAGGAGTGGTGCCGTATTACCGGTACCCGCCGCTAA
- a CDS encoding gamma carbonic anhydrase family protein — protein sequence MSSALRPYKQFFPDTGDRVMVDATSVVVGDVTLEDDVSIWPLVAIRGDVNKVVIGKRSNIQDGSVLHVTHKSAARPEGFPLIIGEEVTVGHKAMLHGCTIGNRVLVGMGSILLDGVVVEDDVMIGAGSLVPPGKRLEKGYLYLGSPVKQVRPLNEKELEGLRYSANNYVNWKNDYLDQESQTQPCSSS from the coding sequence ATGAGCAGTGCTTTACGCCCTTATAAGCAGTTTTTCCCTGATACTGGCGATCGTGTGATGGTCGATGCCACTAGCGTAGTGGTGGGTGATGTTACGCTGGAAGATGATGTCAGTATCTGGCCATTGGTAGCGATACGGGGAGATGTGAATAAAGTGGTGATTGGTAAACGCAGCAATATTCAGGATGGCAGCGTGTTGCACGTGACACACAAATCAGCCGCGCGGCCGGAAGGCTTCCCCCTCATCATTGGGGAAGAGGTCACCGTTGGTCATAAAGCGATGTTGCATGGCTGTACCATTGGCAACCGTGTACTGGTTGGCATGGGATCGATTCTTTTAGACGGCGTAGTAGTAGAAGATGATGTGATGATTGGCGCTGGCAGCCTGGTTCCGCCCGGTAAACGACTCGAGAAAGGCTACCTTTATCTTGGCAGCCCGGTTAAGCAAGTTCGTCCACTGAATGAAAAAGAGCTGGAAGGATTACGCTATTCTGCCAACAACTACGTTAACTGGAAAAATGACTACCTGGATCAGGAAAGCCAGACCCAGCCCTGCTCGTCTTCTTGA